Proteins from one Caulobacter sp. 73W genomic window:
- a CDS encoding M20/M25/M40 family metallo-hydrolase, whose translation MALKFLKAAALSSAALVLSACVSITTAEAPLPPSDPLPPLSPPPAPVFEPSAEAMKAHMTFLASDLLEGREAGTRGYDIAAAYVAGRFEELGLKPAGDYASYLQKTPLVSYASAAKGRVALKSGSKKAKAVPLVFGTDYLPGAQPVSAKVSVNVPMVFAGYGIVAPERDRDDYAGLDVKGKVVVVLTGAPSGFQTEERAHYAGGKTKRIEAARRGAVGVITLYTPMREKVRPFARGLNTWQGSSMTWRGATGDVSFPGASAPPIATLSLAGARKLLLGAPYGYEDIMRMAADPDGRTPTFALPLSVQATVDSKIETVQSANVAGVIEGSDPTLRDQVIVLSAHLDHEGISEKADKNGDKIYNGAMDNASGVATMLEVARGFTESEERPRRSVIFLAVTAEEKGLVGADYFANNPTVPKGSVAANVNLDMPILTYPFQDVVAFGAERSNLGPAVRRAAEGMGVKLSADPLPEEGLFTRSDHYRFVEQGVPSVFLMTGFEGPGREAFTKFLAERYHKPNDDLDQGIDYAAGAKFAKLNYEIARELADMDERPQWNEGDFFGNLFGK comes from the coding sequence GTGGCGCTGAAATTCCTGAAGGCCGCCGCCCTGAGCAGCGCCGCACTTGTCCTGTCCGCCTGCGTGTCGATCACCACCGCCGAAGCGCCGCTTCCGCCTTCCGATCCGCTCCCGCCGCTATCGCCACCCCCGGCTCCGGTCTTCGAACCTTCGGCCGAGGCGATGAAGGCCCACATGACCTTCCTGGCCAGCGACCTGCTGGAGGGGCGCGAGGCTGGCACGCGCGGCTATGACATCGCCGCCGCCTACGTGGCTGGGCGGTTCGAGGAGCTGGGCCTGAAGCCGGCCGGCGACTACGCCTCCTATCTGCAGAAGACGCCGCTGGTGTCCTACGCCTCCGCCGCCAAGGGCCGCGTCGCCCTGAAGTCCGGCTCGAAGAAGGCCAAGGCCGTTCCGCTGGTCTTCGGGACCGACTACCTGCCCGGCGCCCAGCCGGTGTCGGCCAAGGTGTCGGTGAACGTGCCGATGGTCTTCGCCGGCTACGGCATCGTCGCGCCGGAACGCGACCGCGACGACTATGCCGGCCTGGACGTGAAGGGGAAGGTGGTCGTCGTCCTGACCGGCGCGCCCAGCGGCTTCCAGACCGAAGAGCGCGCCCACTACGCCGGCGGCAAGACCAAGCGCATCGAGGCCGCCAGGCGCGGCGCGGTCGGCGTCATCACTCTCTACACGCCCATGCGCGAGAAGGTCCGTCCCTTCGCCCGCGGCCTGAATACCTGGCAGGGCAGTTCCATGACCTGGCGCGGCGCGACGGGCGACGTGTCGTTCCCCGGCGCCTCGGCCCCGCCGATCGCCACCCTCAGCCTGGCCGGCGCCCGCAAGCTGCTGCTCGGCGCGCCCTATGGCTATGAGGACATCATGCGCATGGCGGCCGATCCCGACGGCCGCACTCCGACCTTCGCCCTGCCGCTGAGCGTGCAGGCGACCGTCGACTCCAAGATCGAGACCGTTCAGAGCGCCAACGTCGCCGGGGTGATCGAGGGCTCGGACCCGACCCTGCGGGACCAGGTGATCGTCCTGTCGGCCCACCTCGACCACGAGGGGATTTCCGAGAAGGCCGACAAGAACGGCGACAAGATCTACAACGGCGCCATGGACAACGCCTCGGGCGTCGCGACGATGCTGGAGGTCGCCCGCGGCTTCACCGAAAGCGAAGAGCGCCCGCGTCGCTCCGTGATCTTCCTTGCGGTCACCGCCGAAGAAAAGGGCCTGGTCGGCGCCGACTACTTCGCCAACAACCCGACCGTGCCCAAGGGCTCGGTGGCGGCGAACGTCAATCTGGACATGCCGATCCTGACCTATCCCTTCCAGGACGTGGTGGCCTTCGGCGCGGAGCGTTCCAACCTTGGTCCGGCGGTGCGCCGCGCGGCCGAAGGCATGGGGGTGAAGCTGTCGGCCGACCCGCTGCCGGAAGAAGGCCTGTTCACCCGCAGCGACCACTACCGCTTCGTCGAGCAGGGCGTGCCGTCGGTGTTCCTGATGACGGGCTTCGAAGGCCCGGGCCGCGAGGCCTTCACCAAGTTCTTGGCCGAGCGCTATCACAAGCCGAACGACGACCTGGACCAGGGCATCGATTACGCGGCCGGCGCCAAGTTCGCCAAGCTGAACTACGAGATCGCCCGCGAACTCGCCGACATGGACGAGCGTCCCCAGTGGAACGAGGGCGACTTCTTCGGGAACCTGTTTGGGAAGTAA
- a CDS encoding flagellar basal body rod C-terminal domain-containing protein, which produces MDVYAVAAAGMQNAFKRLDSSAQRVVRWGTPEGEDVDLAEETVEQVKAETELAANAAVVKTADKMMGSLLDIKV; this is translated from the coding sequence ATGGACGTTTACGCCGTCGCCGCCGCAGGCATGCAGAACGCTTTCAAGCGCCTTGATTCGAGCGCTCAGCGAGTTGTGCGCTGGGGCACGCCCGAGGGCGAAGACGTCGATCTGGCCGAAGAAACCGTCGAGCAGGTGAAGGCCGAGACCGAACTGGCCGCCAACGCCGCCGTCGTGAAGACCGCCGACAAGATGATGGGCTCGCTGCTGGACATCAAGGTCTAG
- a CDS encoding methyltransferase domain-containing protein, with amino-acid sequence MERAVYDHLRDLDGEHWWFVARRRILGRLIQTLGLPADARILEVGAGAGGNIPLLKQFGDVQAVEPDEESRACAAERTGVPLHDGLLPDGLPFAPETFDLVCAFDVVEHVDDDKGALRALAALAKPGGWVLTTVPAYQWLWSRHDELHHHKRRYVLPEYRALIEGAGLTIERATYFNTLLFPAAVAQRQVKRWRGDDSPDDAMPSKPLNRLLQSIFALEAPMVAHAGLPFGMSIAAAARKDHRS; translated from the coding sequence ATGGAACGCGCTGTCTACGACCACCTCCGTGATCTTGATGGCGAACATTGGTGGTTCGTGGCGCGACGGCGGATTCTGGGCCGCCTGATCCAGACCCTCGGTCTGCCAGCGGACGCCCGCATTCTCGAGGTCGGCGCCGGGGCCGGCGGCAATATCCCTCTTCTGAAGCAGTTCGGCGACGTCCAGGCAGTGGAGCCTGACGAAGAGAGCCGGGCCTGCGCGGCTGAACGCACGGGCGTGCCGCTGCACGACGGGCTGCTGCCGGACGGCCTGCCGTTCGCGCCCGAGACCTTCGACCTCGTCTGCGCCTTCGACGTGGTCGAGCATGTGGACGACGACAAGGGCGCCCTGCGCGCCTTGGCGGCGCTGGCCAAGCCTGGTGGCTGGGTGCTGACCACGGTGCCCGCCTATCAGTGGCTGTGGAGCCGACACGACGAGCTGCATCACCACAAGCGGCGTTATGTCCTGCCGGAATATCGGGCCCTGATCGAAGGCGCGGGCTTGACGATCGAGAGAGCGACCTATTTCAACACGCTCCTCTTTCCCGCCGCGGTCGCACAGCGCCAGGTCAAGCGCTGGCGGGGCGACGACAGTCCGGACGACGCCATGCCTTCCAAGCCCCTCAACCGGCTTTTGCAGTCGATCTTCGCCCTGGAGGCGCCGATGGTGGCGCACGCAGGCCTGCCCTTCGGCATGTCCATCGCGGCGGCGGCCCGTAAAGACCACCGCTCGTGA
- a CDS encoding TIGR02466 family protein encodes MTLRPLFVTHLYEASLANEKGFDAFNEELEDTCRMIADEDRAGRAWTKQKGYPGYTSYASLDDLPMRASVFEQLKKKLDKHAAAFARDLMLDLDGKKLRLDSLWINILKPGGGHSGHIHLHSVLSGTIYVSIPPGASALKLEDPRLAMMMAAPLREADAPEERQPFVYVQPEPGTILMWESWLRHEVPANAAKTERISVSFNYGWR; translated from the coding sequence ATGACCCTGCGCCCGCTTTTCGTCACCCACCTCTACGAGGCCTCGCTCGCCAACGAGAAAGGCTTCGACGCCTTCAACGAGGAGCTGGAGGATACCTGCCGCATGATCGCGGACGAGGACCGGGCCGGCCGTGCTTGGACCAAGCAGAAGGGCTATCCAGGCTACACGTCCTACGCCTCGCTGGACGACCTGCCGATGCGGGCCAGCGTGTTCGAGCAGTTGAAGAAGAAGCTCGACAAGCACGCCGCCGCCTTCGCCCGCGACCTGATGCTGGACCTGGACGGCAAGAAGCTGCGGCTCGACAGCCTGTGGATCAACATCCTCAAGCCGGGCGGCGGCCACAGCGGTCATATCCATCTGCACAGCGTACTGTCGGGGACGATCTATGTGTCAATCCCGCCCGGCGCCTCGGCCCTGAAGCTGGAGGACCCGCGTCTGGCGATGATGATGGCCGCGCCCCTGCGCGAGGCCGACGCGCCGGAAGAGCGGCAGCCCTTCGTCTATGTCCAGCCGGAGCCGGGCACGATCCTGATGTGGGAAAGCTGGCTGCGCCATGAGGTCCCGGCCAACGCCGCCAAGACCGAGCGTATCAGCGTCAGTTTCAACTACGGTTGGCGATAA
- a CDS encoding S41 family peptidase, translated as MIKLLRLAVFGAAISFAAPAMAYDAAPWIEDLRQVKSILTSNRYANLEWLTGEREANLDAVFERGEQQLTAATSEAEAKVHFERTLANLGDGHLEVKWSANRTALHAGDSGRPCGDMRKMTPAQPVAAQIAGWRPVDGPAAADFPAGIVESGGKKIGVVKISLFMADPTVCEAAAAKLNLPLDKPCDQACGDAVDRATYQLLTDRFGGRLRDLKAAGAEVLMIDIASNGGGREWAEVVARMVTAKPVKGARVGLVRAETTAQALEERAADLEGYARKAKGGDKTLLSKAADDLRTAAAEARRPCDSAPFLKREASACAWLVESGYSTGLMDQLDPALADRPWAGDIYSPAKMKHETGLWSGPLIVLVDAGSASASEELAAELQDARAAVILGAPTFGAGCGHSTSAGPITLKNSGGFLSLPDCARLRADGSNEIMGVEPDILIGFRRGDSAGRRAQRLSAKLPEAVAASLKSPPL; from the coding sequence ATGATCAAGCTGCTTCGCCTCGCCGTCTTCGGCGCGGCCATTTCCTTCGCCGCGCCGGCCATGGCCTATGACGCCGCGCCATGGATCGAAGACCTGCGGCAGGTGAAATCGATCCTGACCAGCAACCGCTACGCCAATCTGGAATGGCTGACCGGCGAGCGGGAGGCGAACCTCGACGCCGTGTTCGAACGCGGCGAGCAACAGCTGACCGCCGCGACCAGCGAGGCGGAAGCCAAGGTTCATTTCGAACGCACCTTAGCGAACCTGGGCGACGGCCATCTGGAGGTGAAGTGGAGCGCCAATCGGACGGCGCTGCACGCTGGAGACTCCGGCCGCCCCTGTGGCGACATGAGGAAGATGACGCCGGCTCAGCCCGTCGCCGCCCAGATTGCGGGCTGGCGGCCGGTGGACGGCCCGGCGGCCGCCGACTTCCCGGCCGGGATCGTCGAGTCAGGCGGGAAGAAGATCGGCGTGGTGAAGATCAGCCTGTTCATGGCCGACCCAACCGTTTGCGAGGCCGCGGCGGCGAAGCTGAACCTGCCCTTGGACAAGCCGTGTGATCAGGCCTGCGGAGACGCCGTTGACCGCGCGACCTATCAGCTGCTGACCGACCGTTTCGGGGGCCGCCTGCGCGACCTGAAGGCGGCCGGCGCCGAGGTGCTGATGATCGACATCGCCAGCAACGGCGGGGGCCGCGAATGGGCCGAGGTCGTGGCCCGCATGGTCACCGCCAAGCCCGTAAAGGGCGCCCGCGTCGGTCTGGTGCGGGCGGAGACCACCGCCCAGGCGCTGGAGGAGCGCGCCGCTGACCTGGAAGGCTATGCCCGCAAGGCCAAGGGCGGCGACAAGACGCTGCTGTCGAAGGCGGCCGACGACCTGCGGACGGCGGCGGCCGAAGCGCGGCGTCCTTGCGACTCCGCTCCGTTCCTGAAGCGCGAAGCCTCGGCCTGCGCCTGGCTGGTCGAGAGTGGCTACTCCACCGGCTTGATGGATCAGCTCGATCCGGCTCTGGCGGACCGTCCCTGGGCGGGAGACATCTACAGCCCGGCCAAGATGAAGCACGAGACGGGCCTGTGGTCGGGACCGCTGATCGTCCTCGTCGACGCCGGCTCGGCTTCGGCGTCCGAGGAACTGGCCGCCGAACTGCAGGACGCGCGCGCGGCGGTGATCCTGGGCGCGCCCACCTTCGGCGCCGGTTGCGGCCACTCGACTTCGGCCGGACCCATTACGTTGAAGAACAGCGGCGGCTTCCTGTCCCTGCCCGACTGCGCCCGCCTGCGCGCCGACGGCTCCAACGAGATCATGGGCGTGGAGCCCGACATCCTGATCGGCTTCCGCCGCGGCGACAGCGCGGGACGTAGGGCGCAACGGCTGTCGGCGAAGCTGCCAGAGGCGGTGGCGGCGTCGCTGAAATCTCCTCCCCTGTAG
- the ettA gene encoding energy-dependent translational throttle protein EttA — MAQQYIFQMQGLTKAYPGGKKVFENIWLSFYSDAKIGVVGVNGSGKSTLLKVMAGLDKEFQGEAKAADGIKRGYLPQEPVLDPSKDVWGNVIADCEDKHVFDKYNELAAKLGEEYSDELMEEMTKLQEIIDAKDLWDIDSKIEMAIDALRCPPNDANIESLSGGEKRRIALARLLLSKPDMLLLDEPTNHLDAESVAWLQHHLEEFPGCVILVTHDRYFLDQVTKWTLELDRGKGVPYEGNYSGWLEQKQKRVVQEQSESEARQRALTRELEWVRSSPKARQSKSKARLASYEEMVAAQENARAAQTQAHIQIPPGPRLGNVVLEVSGLEKEYGDKVLFKDLNFKLPPNGIVGVIGPNGAGKSTLFKLITGRETPDAGTVKVGETVKLSYVDQSRDALDPNKTIWEEVSGGTDIMVVGKREINSRAYVGSFNFKGADQQKKVGLLSGGERNRVHLAKTLATGGNLILLDEPTNDLDIETLQALEEALEEFAGCAVVISHDRWFLDRLATHILAFEGDSHVEWFEGNFEMYEEDKKRRLGADSLIPKRIKFQKFAR; from the coding sequence ATGGCCCAGCAGTACATTTTCCAGATGCAGGGCCTGACCAAGGCCTACCCCGGCGGCAAGAAGGTGTTCGAGAACATCTGGCTGTCGTTCTACTCCGACGCCAAGATCGGCGTCGTCGGCGTCAACGGCTCGGGTAAGTCGACCCTGCTGAAGGTCATGGCCGGCCTGGACAAGGAATTCCAGGGCGAGGCCAAGGCCGCCGACGGCATCAAGCGCGGTTACCTGCCGCAGGAGCCGGTGCTGGACCCGTCCAAGGACGTCTGGGGCAACGTCATCGCCGACTGCGAGGACAAGCATGTCTTCGACAAATACAACGAGCTGGCCGCCAAGCTCGGCGAGGAATACTCCGACGAGCTCATGGAGGAGATGACCAAGCTCCAGGAGATCATCGACGCCAAGGATCTGTGGGACATCGATTCCAAGATCGAGATGGCCATCGACGCCCTGCGCTGCCCGCCGAACGACGCCAACATCGAAAGCCTGTCGGGCGGTGAAAAGCGCCGTATCGCGCTGGCCCGCCTGCTGCTCAGCAAGCCCGACATGCTGCTGCTCGACGAACCGACCAACCACCTGGACGCCGAATCCGTGGCCTGGCTGCAGCATCACCTGGAAGAGTTCCCGGGCTGCGTCATCCTCGTGACCCACGACCGCTACTTCCTCGACCAGGTCACCAAGTGGACCCTGGAGCTCGACCGCGGCAAGGGCGTCCCCTACGAGGGCAACTACTCCGGCTGGCTGGAGCAGAAGCAGAAGCGCGTCGTCCAGGAGCAGTCGGAATCGGAAGCCCGCCAGCGCGCGCTCACCCGCGAACTGGAATGGGTCCGCTCCTCGCCCAAGGCCCGTCAGTCCAAGTCCAAGGCCCGTCTGGCGTCCTATGAGGAAATGGTCGCCGCGCAGGAGAACGCCCGCGCCGCCCAGACCCAAGCCCACATCCAGATCCCGCCTGGCCCGCGCCTCGGCAACGTGGTGCTGGAAGTCAGCGGCCTGGAGAAGGAATACGGCGACAAGGTCCTGTTCAAGGACCTGAACTTCAAGCTGCCGCCGAACGGCATCGTCGGCGTAATCGGCCCGAACGGCGCCGGCAAGTCGACCCTGTTCAAGCTGATCACGGGCCGTGAAACGCCCGACGCCGGTACGGTGAAGGTCGGCGAGACCGTGAAGCTGTCCTATGTCGACCAGTCGCGCGACGCCCTCGATCCCAATAAGACTATCTGGGAAGAGGTATCCGGCGGCACCGACATCATGGTCGTCGGCAAGCGCGAGATTAACTCCCGCGCCTATGTCGGCAGCTTCAACTTCAAGGGCGCCGACCAGCAGAAGAAGGTCGGCCTGCTGTCGGGCGGTGAGCGCAACCGCGTCCACCTGGCCAAGACCCTGGCCACCGGCGGCAACCTGATCCTGCTCGATGAGCCGACCAACGACCTGGACATCGAAACCCTGCAGGCTCTGGAAGAGGCGCTCGAAGAGTTCGCCGGCTGCGCCGTGGTCATCAGCCACGATCGCTGGTTCCTCGACCGTCTGGCCACGCACATCCTCGCCTTCGAAGGCGACAGCCACGTGGAGTGGTTCGAAGGCAACTTCGAGATGTACGAGGAAGACAAGAAGCGCCGCCTCGGCGCCGACAGCCTGATCCCCAAGCGGATCAAGTTCCAGAAGTTCGCCCGCTAA
- a CDS encoding GtrA family protein encodes MSFRNFVRDAFRYGLVGVVNTLVGFSIIIGLEQGFGVNPYLANAGGYAVGVMVSFVLKRRYVFGKGRSVREAGPRYLASVAFSFALNQGVLFLAHAVLPDGPLAEIAAQLSGMCVYTVVLFVLSRYWVFPAARAAA; translated from the coding sequence GTGAGCTTCCGGAATTTCGTGCGTGACGCCTTCCGCTACGGGCTGGTGGGGGTGGTCAACACGCTCGTCGGTTTCAGCATCATCATCGGCCTGGAGCAGGGCTTCGGTGTGAACCCGTACCTGGCCAACGCCGGCGGCTACGCAGTGGGCGTTATGGTCAGCTTCGTGCTCAAGCGCCGCTATGTGTTCGGCAAGGGCCGCTCGGTGCGCGAGGCCGGGCCGCGCTATCTGGCCTCGGTGGCGTTCAGTTTCGCCCTGAACCAGGGCGTGCTGTTCCTGGCCCACGCGGTCCTGCCGGACGGCCCCCTGGCGGAGATCGCCGCCCAGCTGTCAGGCATGTGCGTCTACACCGTCGTGCTGTTCGTGCTCAGCCGCTACTGGGTGTTCCCCGCCGCGCGCGCGGCGGCGTGA
- a CDS encoding DUF998 domain-containing protein codes for MFAPGVLVADVLIAQALFPGFDAGSQFISELGGPKAPYPVVFNIGMLIGGVAGMFAGGGFAHALEVAGGRRIVSAFAGLWVALTGLGAVFGGLFHWPDPMHRACGVGLAIQFAPLFAAWALWRRPGYGLLTALSLVWFFGLLLVLALLIGVWNVRTGSDVGLWQRAHAFLGILWLGVAAWALHRQAAQAQPAPLMEPRPYTPTSGTL; via the coding sequence ATGTTCGCGCCCGGCGTGCTGGTGGCCGACGTGCTGATCGCCCAGGCGCTGTTCCCCGGTTTCGACGCCGGCTCGCAGTTCATCAGCGAGTTGGGCGGCCCCAAGGCCCCGTACCCCGTGGTGTTCAACATCGGCATGCTGATCGGCGGCGTGGCGGGCATGTTCGCCGGCGGCGGCTTCGCCCATGCGCTGGAAGTCGCCGGCGGACGGCGGATCGTCTCGGCCTTCGCCGGCCTGTGGGTGGCGCTCACCGGCCTGGGCGCGGTGTTCGGCGGACTGTTCCACTGGCCCGATCCGATGCACCGGGCCTGCGGCGTCGGGCTGGCCATCCAGTTCGCGCCGCTGTTCGCAGCCTGGGCTTTGTGGCGGCGGCCGGGCTATGGCCTGCTGACAGCCCTGTCGCTGGTCTGGTTCTTCGGCCTGCTGCTGGTTCTCGCCTTGCTGATCGGCGTGTGGAACGTGCGTACGGGATCAGACGTGGGCCTGTGGCAGCGGGCCCACGCCTTCCTCGGCATCCTGTGGTTGGGCGTGGCCGCCTGGGCTTTGCATCGCCAGGCGGCGCAGGCTCAACCGGCGCCGCTCATGGAGCCTAGGCCGTACACGCCGACCAGCGGCACGTTGTAG
- a CDS encoding glycosyltransferase family 2 protein: protein MISVPAQIRSRAGKRLSIIAPCYNEQEVLELFFARMDPVLTAIGVGYEIICINDGSRDATLAVLLAAQQRDARIKVIDLSRNFGKETALSAGLDAATGDMVVPIDVDLQDPPELIADFVAEWEKGADVAYGVRVDRSADSAAKRMSAQGFYRFFNRISDVPLPYNAGDFRLMDRRVVEVLKQLPERNRFMKGLFAWVGFKQVGVDYVRPERAAGSSNWRYWTLWNFALDGLTSFSSVPIRIWSYVGFAAAVLAFIFAATIIGRTLLFGADVPGYPSIVVILLLSFGFQMLAIGTLGEYVARIYQEVKGRPLYIVAGRYGFD, encoded by the coding sequence ATGATCTCTGTACCCGCCCAGATACGCTCCCGAGCCGGCAAGCGCCTATCCATCATCGCGCCCTGCTACAATGAGCAGGAAGTGCTGGAGCTGTTCTTCGCCCGCATGGACCCTGTGCTGACGGCCATCGGCGTCGGGTACGAGATCATCTGCATCAACGACGGCAGCCGCGACGCCACCCTGGCCGTCCTGCTCGCCGCCCAGCAGCGCGACGCCCGCATCAAGGTCATCGACCTGTCCCGCAACTTCGGCAAGGAGACGGCCCTCTCCGCCGGGCTCGACGCCGCCACCGGCGACATGGTCGTGCCCATCGACGTGGACCTGCAGGACCCGCCCGAGCTGATCGCCGACTTCGTGGCCGAGTGGGAGAAGGGCGCCGACGTCGCCTATGGCGTCCGCGTGGACCGCAGCGCCGACAGCGCCGCCAAGCGGATGAGCGCTCAGGGCTTCTACCGCTTCTTCAACCGCATCTCCGACGTGCCGCTGCCCTACAACGCCGGCGATTTCCGTCTGATGGACCGCCGGGTGGTCGAGGTCCTGAAGCAGCTGCCGGAGCGCAACCGCTTCATGAAGGGCCTGTTCGCCTGGGTCGGCTTCAAGCAGGTGGGCGTGGACTATGTGCGTCCGGAACGGGCGGCGGGGTCCAGCAACTGGCGCTACTGGACGCTGTGGAACTTCGCCCTCGACGGCTTGACCTCGTTCAGCAGCGTGCCGATCCGCATCTGGAGCTATGTGGGCTTCGCCGCAGCGGTTCTGGCCTTCATATTCGCGGCCACCATCATCGGCCGCACTCTGCTGTTCGGCGCCGATGTTCCCGGCTATCCGTCGATCGTCGTGATCCTTTTGCTCAGCTTCGGCTTTCAGATGCTCGCGATCGGCACGCTCGGGGAGTACGTCGCCCGCATCTATCAGGAAGTGAAAGGGCGTCCGCTCTACATCGTAGCCGGGCGATACGGGTTCGACTGA
- the uvrC gene encoding excinuclease ABC subunit UvrC: MIDTDSTRLTGAALIKDEVKRLPDGPGVYRMIGEDEEVLYVGKAKSLKKRVIQYAQGRFHTNRIAHMVDATRSMEFVTTRTEADALLLEINLIKQLKPRFNVLLRDDKSFPEIVIRRDHAAPQLRKHRGAHTIKGDYFGPFASAWAVNRTLNTLQKAFLLRSCSDSVYESRTRPCMLHQIRRCSAPCTDLISKADYNLLVDEAEAFLRGKSRAVMGRMSAEMQAASDDLEFERAARLRDRIRALAAVAQESQINPETVDEADVFALHVEGGQACVQVFFFRAGQNWGNKAYFPRVSTAAEEEGVSEEALILGAFMGQFYENQPIPRLMLTNVDPHECALLAEAFCIKSGHKVEISTPKRGEKRDLVGHALTNAREALGRKMAESSAQSKLLAGVCEAFQLDGQPERIEVYDNSHIQGTNAVGGMIVAGPEGFQKSQYRKFNIKGTELTPGDDYGMMKEVLRRRFSRLVKEEEEGADAVRPDLVLIDGGKGQLDAVLEVMADLGVDDIPVVGVAKGPDRDAGLERFFIPGRDPFMLEPKSPVLYYLQRLRDEAHRFAIGTHRARRAMDIKKNPLDEIEGVGPGRKKALLHAFGSARGVSRATIEDLMKVDGVNQALAERIHGFFRKG; this comes from the coding sequence GTGATCGACACTGACTCCACACGACTGACCGGCGCCGCCCTGATCAAGGACGAGGTGAAGCGCCTGCCCGACGGGCCGGGCGTCTATCGCATGATCGGCGAGGACGAGGAGGTTCTCTACGTCGGCAAGGCCAAGAGCCTGAAGAAGCGGGTGATCCAGTACGCCCAGGGACGCTTCCACACCAACCGCATCGCCCACATGGTCGACGCCACGCGGTCGATGGAGTTCGTCACCACCCGGACGGAAGCCGACGCCCTGCTGCTCGAGATCAACCTGATCAAGCAGCTGAAGCCGCGCTTCAACGTCCTGCTGCGCGACGACAAGAGCTTTCCCGAGATCGTCATCCGCCGCGACCACGCTGCGCCGCAGCTGCGCAAGCATCGCGGGGCGCACACGATCAAGGGCGACTATTTCGGCCCCTTCGCCAGCGCCTGGGCGGTGAACCGCACCCTGAACACCCTGCAGAAGGCGTTCCTGCTGCGGTCATGCTCGGACAGCGTTTACGAGAGCCGCACGCGGCCCTGCATGCTGCATCAGATCCGTCGCTGCTCGGCGCCCTGCACCGACCTGATCTCCAAGGCCGACTACAACCTGCTGGTGGACGAGGCCGAGGCCTTCCTGCGCGGCAAGAGCCGGGCGGTCATGGGCCGCATGTCGGCCGAGATGCAGGCCGCCTCCGACGACCTGGAGTTCGAGCGCGCCGCCCGCCTGCGCGACCGCATCCGCGCCCTGGCCGCGGTGGCCCAGGAAAGCCAGATCAATCCCGAGACCGTGGACGAGGCGGACGTCTTCGCCCTGCACGTGGAGGGGGGGCAGGCCTGTGTGCAGGTGTTCTTCTTCCGCGCTGGCCAGAATTGGGGGAACAAGGCCTACTTCCCCCGCGTCTCGACCGCGGCGGAGGAGGAGGGGGTCTCGGAGGAGGCCCTGATCCTCGGCGCCTTCATGGGCCAGTTCTATGAGAACCAGCCCATCCCGCGCCTGATGCTGACCAATGTCGATCCGCACGAATGCGCCCTGTTGGCCGAGGCGTTCTGCATCAAGAGCGGCCACAAGGTCGAGATCAGCACCCCCAAGCGCGGCGAGAAACGTGATCTGGTCGGCCACGCCCTGACCAACGCGCGCGAGGCCCTGGGCCGCAAGATGGCGGAAAGCTCGGCCCAGTCGAAGCTGCTGGCCGGGGTCTGCGAGGCGTTCCAGCTCGACGGCCAACCGGAGCGGATCGAGGTCTACGACAACAGCCACATCCAGGGCACGAACGCCGTCGGCGGCATGATCGTGGCCGGGCCCGAAGGTTTCCAGAAGAGCCAGTACCGCAAGTTCAACATCAAGGGGACCGAGCTCACCCCCGGCGACGACTACGGCATGATGAAGGAGGTCCTGCGCCGCCGCTTCTCGCGCCTGGTCAAGGAAGAGGAGGAGGGCGCGGACGCCGTCCGCCCCGACCTAGTCCTCATCGACGGCGGCAAGGGGCAACTGGACGCGGTGCTGGAGGTCATGGCCGACCTGGGCGTCGACGACATCCCGGTGGTGGGCGTGGCCAAGGGGCCGGACCGCGACGCCGGACTGGAGCGGTTCTTCATTCCTGGCCGCGACCCCTTCATGCTCGAGCCGAAGTCGCCCGTGCTCTACTATCTGCAACGTCTGCGGGACGAGGCGCACCGGTTCGCCATCGGCACCCACCGCGCCCGCCGCGCCATGGACATCAAGAAGAACCCCCTCGACGAGATCGAGGGCGTCGGCCCCGGCCGCAAGAAGGCCCTGCTGCACGCCTTCGGCTCCGCCCGCGGCGTCAGTCGCGCCACCATCGAGGACCTGATGAAGGTCGACGGCGTCAACCAGGCCCTGGCCGAACGCATCCACGGGTTCTTCCGGAAGGGGTGA